Genomic DNA from Bryobacter aggregatus MPL3:
GTGATCGATACAGCCAAGAGTGATTTTGGTCCGATGCCGGCTCCGGAAAAGATGGAGCGTGACATCGATCATAAAGATCCACAGATGAAGGTCAAGTCGCTGCAAAAGAGCGAGCGAGGAGAGTTCACTACAGATAGCCAATACACAACCGATGGTAAGGAAAGCACCGTCCAGATGCGCGGCCGTGAGGCAAAGGTGAGCGCCAAGTGGAATGGCAACAAGCTCGAGGTGCATACCAAGAGCGAGTTCAATGGCATGGCGCTGACCCAGAAAGAATCCTGGTCTTTGTCCGGCGACGGCAAGACGCTCACGATCAATAACGAGATCCAATCGCCGCAAGGCGAGTTCACGATGAAATCAGTATTTACGAAAGGCAGCTAACAGGTCGCTGTCTGGCTGGTCAAAGGGGCGCCGGTAGACGCCCGGGATCGTCTGTTCCAGTCGATTCTCGTTCCAGTCGGTGGCATCCACCCAGAAGAAGCGCTTGTCGGTGAAGTCCTTGAAGTCGCCGGCAAGCGCGAGGCCGGGCACAATCGCCTCGTGGAGGTTCTTGTGGATGGGAACGGTCATTGCAGAGGCGATGGAAAGCGGCGTACGCTCGAGCCAGATCTTAGCAATGCGCGGTTCGGCATGAGCGGCGTAGAGCGCGGCGATACCGCCGGTGCCCCAGCCGTGGAGATAGACCTTCTGATAACGGTCGAGTTGCGGACGGATGGTCAGCAGCAGATCATTTGCACGGAGGCTGGGGAGATTGAGACCCACCAGCCAGGCGCGGGTGTGCTGGATCCAGGGGCCGCTATAGGGTCCTTCGGAGGGGCCACCGGTAGGGTAGCCGGGGAGGCGAACAAGCAGCACTCGATTGCCCAGACTGGCTAGCACTTCCGCACGGCGCTTGGCCGCGTTGTTGTCCTGAATGACAACAAACAATTCTTCTGCGTTCTCCGGACCCAGCCATTCGGTTTTTGTGAGCCCAGTGGCCGGGCCGCCGAGGACGATCAGCTTCTTCGGGTCGCCCGTCTGTTGCCGCTGCTTCCAGGATTCGGCAATCACTTCGCTCAGGCCGTGGCCGGGTGCGATGCACTTGTCGTAGGCGCAGAGTTCTTCCGGTTGCAGCAGGGGCAGCACTTCGTCCTGGAAGTCGCCTTTGCCGTCCTTCAGCCAATGGATCATCCACTCATAAATCGCTTCGCGCACCACTTGTGGCGTGCCGTGTCCCCCGGGGCCAACCACCCATTTGACCAGCGCATCGCGATCAAAGACACGATAGAAGCTCTTTGCTTGATCCACCACCAACTTGGCTCCGGCGGGCGTGAAGAAGTCCTTCTCGGTTGAGCTGATCAGCCAGGGCTTGGGCGCAAACTGATAGACCCAGTCCGCCTGGTCCAGACCCTCTGCGATGAAGCCCGGCAGGCTCTGCTCGCTGTCGCCGGTGGGGCCTGTCAGCAGCATCTCAAAGGAGTTCATATAGCAGGCTGGAGCAGCAACCTTAATGCGTTCGTCAATCGCTGAGACATAAGTGGTTTGGGTGCCGCCACCGGAGCAGCCACTGGCGCCGATGCGATTGGCGTCCACCTCAGGACGGCTCACCAGATAGTCGAGACCACGGCGCGAATCCTGGATGAAGTAGCGGGCCACGGACTCGCCTGCGAGAATCGCTTGCGCTCCACCCATGAAGTGTTGCTCAACGCTACCGCCGATGAGACTGCGGCCGTAGCTCGCGTTGTAGGCCTGCTGGCGCTCTCCCTGGCCGGCGGGATCGTAAACGAGAACGGCAAAGCCTTTGTTGGCCAGATTCGCCGCGATGTGCTGGGCGAAGGGCTTGCTGATATCCCAATGTCCCATCGAGAAGAGGATTGCCGGATGCTTGCCTGGCGTCTTTGGGCGATAGAAGTTTGCGGTGACGATGTAGTTGGGGAGCGATTCGAAGTGGACGTTTTCGACGATATAGCTGCCACGGTCGTGTGTCTTGGTGGTGACGGCGCGCAGCGGCCCGCGATAGTCGATCAAGCCGCCGATCTGCCGGATCAGCTTCGCGCGGGATTCGGCCATGCGCTGGCGCGCCTGGGCTTCTGTGGTGATCGCACCGATGGCCGCTTTGCGCGCGGCTAGCTGCTTGGTGGCGAATTGATTGAGGTAGTCGGCGAGGGGATCTTGGGCAAACAGGCAGGTGGCAAGAAGGGCGAGGACCAATCTCATCGCTCTAGGCTATCAAGGGAAAGAAGTCTTTCGAGAATTTTCGGGATTTCGTCAATCGCACGGTTGTCCATCTTGCTCGCATTGTTCCGGAATCGCTCTAAGCTTCCTGGCGCAAGCATCTGCTGGACACCTGCGACGATCTGGCCGTAGTTCTGGAGCACCAGGCCCAGCCCATGTTCGGTCACCCAGTCTGCGTTGTAGCGCTCCTGTGGCAGGGTGAGCGCATTGCGGGTGACGATGACGGGCAGTCCCATCTGGATGGCTTCCGAGATCGAACCGGGACCCGGCTTTCCGATCAGGAAATCGGCCAGTTTCATGTAGTGAGGAATGCGGGTGGTGAAGCCCTCAATGTGATGCGGCATGCGTAGATTCAGTGCTTCGATCTCCGCGCGGAGCTTCGCATTCTTACCGCAGATGAAGAGGAGCTGCAGCTGGATGCCGCTGTCATCGAGACGTTTGGCGATCTTGCGCATGACGGCAGAACCGTAACCGCCAAAGAGCAGAATACCGGTGGGCAGCTTGGGGTCAAGACCGAGCGTGCGGCGTTCTGCGTCGCGATCGATCTCGATGGGTTCATAGAAACGCGGATGCAGAACCATTCCGCTGACACGGAAAATTCTGTCGGAAGCGTGACCTAGCTCCTTGGCTTGCTGCGCTGCCTTTGCCGTGCCACAGATGAAGTATTGCTGCTGGTTACGCTCAATCCAGAAGTGCGGCGGGTAATCGGCGAGGTCGGTGAGCGAAGTGACCATACGGGTCCGCGGACTGACGGCTTGAATCGATTGGTATAAGGCGCGATTGAAGTTTGGGATGAGCGACACCAGGAGGTCGGGCGCACCCTGGCTCCAGAACTCCTTCAGCTTCCGCACCTGCAGTGGATGGTAGAGCCGGATGAGCGCGTGCATGGCGACGAGCAGTTGCGGCGAACCGAGGGTCCAGCCCTTGCGGAGCACCAGGTTATAGACATCCTCCATCCGGATTCCGGTGAGCTTGCGGAAGATGTCGAGAGAGTCGAGTTCCTCCTGCAGATTGACGAGACGGACTTGCCAGTCGGGATAGTGCTGCGCACACGCTTGTTTCAATGCAGTCGCGGCGGCACGGTGTCCGCCTCCCGCGTCGAAAAAAACAAAGTCCAATTTCGGCATCTCGAAACCTCATCGTACGCACCGATTCCGCTTCACCACAACTATGCAGGCTCAAAAACAAAGAGCTTCACGAATGTTTTTCATATTCGTCACGGCGCTGTCATGTTCAGGGGCGATAACTGTCGCATGAAGCAACTGCTATTCTTGATTCACTGGATGAATTCTGGGATTAGCAGCCAGGCGGAGGTTTCGCGATGAGCGTTTTCCCACAAGTTCGTGACTATATTGAGTCGCGCGATCACCGGATCATGCGGCGCGTCCATCATTGGGCTCCCCCGCAATGGGTGCGCCTTTGGATGATTGGCGCCACACGCGGCGGTGATGGCTGGCTCTGGTACGCAGTTGGACTTTTCATTCTTGCCTTTGGCGGCGAAGAGCGGTTTGTAGCGGTGGGTTCTTCGACATTGGCGGCATTGGCGGGTGTGGTCTTCTTCCTTTGGGCCAAGCGATTTACCGGCAGGCGGCGGCCTTGCGCTCTTGAGCCACATTGCTGGTCGACTCTTCTCCCTCCCGATCAATTCAGTTTCCCCTCGGGCCATACGATCACGGCCTTTGCGATCATCACTCCCCTCCTCGCCTTCTATCCCGAACTGTCGCTGGAACTTGGCTTCTGTGCCGTTTCCATCGCCGCGAG
This window encodes:
- a CDS encoding alpha/beta hydrolase family protein, whose product is MRLVLALLATCLFAQDPLADYLNQFATKQLAARKAAIGAITTEAQARQRMAESRAKLIRQIGGLIDYRGPLRAVTTKTHDRGSYIVENVHFESLPNYIVTANFYRPKTPGKHPAILFSMGHWDISKPFAQHIAANLANKGFAVLVYDPAGQGERQQAYNASYGRSLIGGSVEQHFMGGAQAILAGESVARYFIQDSRRGLDYLVSRPEVDANRIGASGCSGGGTQTTYVSAIDERIKVAAPACYMNSFEMLLTGPTGDSEQSLPGFIAEGLDQADWVYQFAPKPWLISSTEKDFFTPAGAKLVVDQAKSFYRVFDRDALVKWVVGPGGHGTPQVVREAIYEWMIHWLKDGKGDFQDEVLPLLQPEELCAYDKCIAPGHGLSEVIAESWKQRQQTGDPKKLIVLGGPATGLTKTEWLGPENAEELFVVIQDNNAAKRRAEVLASLGNRVLLVRLPGYPTGGPSEGPYSGPWIQHTRAWLVGLNLPSLRANDLLLTIRPQLDRYQKVYLHGWGTGGIAALYAAHAEPRIAKIWLERTPLSIASAMTVPIHKNLHEAIVPGLALAGDFKDFTDKRFFWVDATDWNENRLEQTIPGVYRRPFDQPDSDLLAAFRKY
- a CDS encoding glycosyltransferase; amino-acid sequence: MPKLDFVFFDAGGGHRAAATALKQACAQHYPDWQVRLVNLQEELDSLDIFRKLTGIRMEDVYNLVLRKGWTLGSPQLLVAMHALIRLYHPLQVRKLKEFWSQGAPDLLVSLIPNFNRALYQSIQAVSPRTRMVTSLTDLADYPPHFWIERNQQQYFICGTAKAAQQAKELGHASDRIFRVSGMVLHPRFYEPIEIDRDAERRTLGLDPKLPTGILLFGGYGSAVMRKIAKRLDDSGIQLQLLFICGKNAKLRAEIEALNLRMPHHIEGFTTRIPHYMKLADFLIGKPGPGSISEAIQMGLPVIVTRNALTLPQERYNADWVTEHGLGLVLQNYGQIVAGVQQMLAPGSLERFRNNASKMDNRAIDEIPKILERLLSLDSLER
- a CDS encoding phosphatase PAP2 family protein, producing MSVFPQVRDYIESRDHRIMRRVHHWAPPQWVRLWMIGATRGGDGWLWYAVGLFILAFGGEERFVAVGSSTLAALAGVVFFLWAKRFTGRRRPCALEPHCWSTLLPPDQFSFPSGHTITAFAIITPLLAFYPELSLELGFCAVSIAASRILLGMHFLSDVVAGAAIGTLLGTISVSLLN